Proteins encoded within one genomic window of Candidatus Izemoplasmatales bacterium:
- a CDS encoding tRNA threonylcarbamoyladenosine dehydratase: MSLTRLEALVGTRNLVRLRTLTVLVCGLGGVGSFAAEALARSGLGRLVLADCDVVDETNKNRQLVALSSTVGQRKTAVMARRVRDIDPAVDVRLFEERIDSTNLDRLLDPRPDYVVDAIDDVPAKVALIARCAALGIKVVSSAGFANKRHPELIRIDALEKTSVDPLARVLRSRLRALRVPLSVPIVWSTESPSVPKTPGIRLGSCATVPSAAGLFLASKVLNDILEEE, translated from the coding sequence ATGTCCCTCACCCGTCTCGAAGCCCTCGTCGGAACAAGAAACCTCGTGCGCCTGCGCACGTTGACCGTGCTCGTCTGCGGCCTCGGCGGCGTCGGCTCCTTCGCCGCGGAGGCGCTCGCCCGCTCCGGCCTCGGACGCCTCGTCCTCGCCGACTGCGACGTCGTCGACGAAACCAACAAAAACCGCCAGCTCGTCGCGCTATCGTCCACCGTCGGACAAAGGAAGACCGCCGTGATGGCAAGACGCGTGAGGGACATCGACCCCGCCGTCGACGTCCGGCTCTTCGAGGAACGCATCGACAGCACCAATCTCGACCGGCTCCTCGACCCGCGCCCCGACTACGTCGTCGACGCGATCGACGACGTCCCCGCGAAGGTCGCCCTGATCGCCCGCTGCGCCGCCCTCGGGATCAAAGTCGTCTCCTCGGCCGGCTTCGCCAACAAGCGCCATCCCGAGCTGATCCGGATCGATGCGCTCGAGAAGACGTCCGTCGACCCGCTCGCGCGCGTCCTCCGATCCCGCCTAAGGGCGCTCCGCGTGCCTTTGTCCGTCCCGATCGTCTGGTCGACGGAATCCCCGTCGGTCCCGAAGACGCCCGGCATCCGGCTCGGCTCCTGCGCCACCGTGCCGTCCGCGGCCGGACTGTTCCTCGCATCGAAGGTTCTGAACGACATCCTGGAGGAGGAATGA
- the msrA gene encoding peptide-methionine (S)-S-oxide reductase MsrA yields the protein MKTLIIAGGCFWGVEAYYRKLKGVVDTEVGYTDAPGPNPTYRDVCQGSGHVEACRIVYDETALPLAKVLEHFFRIVDPTQKDEQGHDRGAQYRNGIYYVDPADRAEIEAYVAAVKARYRKPVHTYVKAAAPFYDAETYHQDYLEKNPGGYCHVNMALLRPEEKKEEYR from the coding sequence ATGAAGACACTCATTATCGCCGGCGGCTGTTTCTGGGGCGTCGAGGCGTACTATCGCAAACTCAAGGGGGTCGTCGACACCGAGGTCGGCTATACCGACGCCCCCGGTCCGAACCCGACCTACCGCGACGTCTGCCAGGGCTCCGGCCACGTGGAAGCCTGCCGGATCGTCTACGACGAGACGGCCCTGCCCCTCGCCAAGGTCCTCGAGCACTTCTTCCGGATCGTCGATCCGACACAGAAGGACGAGCAGGGCCACGACAGGGGCGCGCAGTATCGCAACGGCATCTACTACGTCGATCCCGCCGACCGGGCGGAGATCGAGGCGTACGTCGCCGCCGTGAAGGCGCGTTACAGAAAGCCGGTCCACACCTACGTCAAGGCGGCCGCGCCGTTCTACGACGCCGAAACGTACCACCAGGACTATCTCGAGAAGAACCCGGGCGGATACTGCCACGTGAACATGGCGCTCCTCCGTCCCGAGGAGAAGAAGGAGGAATACCGATGA
- a CDS encoding pseudouridine-5'-phosphate glycosidase — translation MNSLYSVKPEVAEALAAGRPVVALESTIVSHGMPWPENLETAKACEDTIRRHGAIPATVAVIDGVLRIGLTEAELIRIAKDPHDVVKTSRRDFPYVLSQRKTGALTVAGTMVACDLAGIRIFATGGIGGVHRGWEHSLDVSADLEEFSRTSVCVVAAGAKAILDLPATMEYLETKGVPVVGYGVDELPAFYTRSSGLSVDCNLPDAASVARFLRAKWDLGLTGGVLVANPVPAEAAYDREKIDSAIAQALHDMDAAGVKGKASTPYLLKRIGEITGGGSLKTNVALVLNNCAVAADIAVAFSGEA, via the coding sequence ATGAACAGCCTCTATTCCGTGAAACCCGAAGTGGCCGAGGCCCTCGCCGCCGGCCGTCCCGTCGTCGCCCTCGAATCGACGATCGTCTCCCACGGCATGCCGTGGCCGGAGAATCTCGAGACCGCGAAGGCGTGCGAAGACACGATCCGCCGCCACGGCGCGATCCCGGCGACCGTCGCCGTCATCGACGGCGTCCTACGGATCGGCCTCACCGAGGCCGAACTGATCCGGATCGCGAAGGATCCCCATGACGTCGTCAAGACCTCGCGGCGCGACTTCCCCTACGTCCTCTCGCAAAGGAAGACCGGCGCCCTCACGGTCGCCGGCACGATGGTCGCCTGCGACCTCGCCGGCATCCGGATCTTCGCCACCGGCGGGATCGGCGGCGTCCATCGCGGCTGGGAGCATTCCCTCGACGTCTCCGCCGACCTCGAGGAATTCTCGCGCACCTCGGTCTGCGTCGTCGCGGCCGGCGCGAAGGCGATCCTCGATCTGCCCGCGACCATGGAATACCTCGAGACCAAGGGCGTGCCCGTGGTCGGGTACGGCGTCGACGAGCTGCCGGCGTTCTACACCCGCTCCTCGGGCCTCTCCGTCGACTGCAACCTCCCGGACGCCGCGTCCGTCGCCCGATTCCTCAGGGCGAAGTGGGACCTCGGCCTGACCGGCGGCGTCCTCGTCGCCAACCCGGTCCCGGCGGAAGCCGCCTACGACCGCGAGAAGATCGATTCCGCGATCGCGCAGGCTCTTCACGACATGGATGCGGCCGGCGTGAAGGGCAAGGCCTCGACGCCGTACCTCCTCAAGCGGATCGGCGAGATCACCGGCGGCGGATCCCTCAAGACCAACGTCGCGCTCGTATTGAACAACTGCGCGGTCGCGGCCGACATCGCCGTCGCCTTTTCGGGGGAAGCCTGA
- a CDS encoding dCMP deaminase family protein, giving the protein MRNDYISWDQYFMGVACLSALRSKDDSSQVGACIVNKKNRIVGIGYNGLPIGCDDSAFPWTREGAFLDTKYPYVVHAEPNAILNATVPLEGARMYVTLFPCNECAKLIIQAGIRELVYLSDKYAGSDSDVAAKRLLSAAGVTWRKLEGFTLKVDFHE; this is encoded by the coding sequence ATGCGGAACGACTACATCTCCTGGGACCAGTACTTCATGGGCGTCGCGTGCCTCTCGGCGCTGCGCTCGAAGGACGACTCCTCGCAGGTCGGAGCCTGCATCGTGAACAAGAAGAACCGGATCGTCGGGATCGGCTACAACGGCCTGCCGATCGGCTGCGACGATTCCGCCTTTCCGTGGACCAGGGAGGGCGCGTTCCTCGATACGAAGTATCCGTACGTCGTCCACGCCGAGCCGAACGCGATCCTGAACGCGACCGTTCCCTTGGAAGGTGCGCGCATGTACGTGACGCTCTTCCCCTGCAACGAATGCGCCAAGCTGATCATCCAGGCGGGCATCCGCGAACTCGTCTACCTCTCCGACAAGTACGCGGGAAGCGATTCCGACGTCGCCGCAAAGCGGCTCCTGTCGGCGGCGGGCGTGACCTGGCGCAAGCTCGAGGGCTTCACCCTGAAGGTGGACTTCCATGAATGA